The Corvus hawaiiensis isolate bCorHaw1 chromosome 2, bCorHaw1.pri.cur, whole genome shotgun sequence genome includes a window with the following:
- the THAP12 gene encoding 52 kDa repressor of the inhibitor of the protein kinase isoform X2, with amino-acid sequence MICRSSPYRTVLRDNAVPTIFDLTSHLNNPHSRHRKRIKELSEDEIRTLKQQKIDEAFEGKQATQESNENNEQSTVSEEGGEEQEEKAVPLTLEERENKDYLKSLFEILILMGKQNIPLDGHNVDELPEGIFTSDNFQALLEYRINSGDEVLRKRFEMTAVNLEYCSKSQQKQMLEICENCVREETLREVRDSHFFSIVTDEVVDIAGEEHLPVLVRFIDDSHNLREEFIGFLPYEADPEILAVKFHATITEKWGLNMEYCRGQAYIVSSGFASKMKVVATRLLEKYPQAVYTLCSSCALNVWLAKSVPVVGVSIALGTIEEVCCLFNQSPQLLVELDNTISVLFQDNEEKGNELKKICRSQWTGRHDTFEVLVDLLQALVLCLDTVSSDLSVRWNNFIVGRAFVLSSALTDFDFIVTIVIMKNVLSFTRAFGKNLQGQTSDVFFAAGSLTAVLHSLNEVMENIEVYHEFWFEEATNLATKLDVQIKLPGKFRRAQQGNFDPDTTSENYYKEILSVPTVEHIIQELKDIFSEQHLKALKCLSLVPSVMGQLKFNTSEEHHADMFKNDLPNPDTLSAELHCWRIKWKHRGKDIELPATIYEALHLPDIKFFPNVYALLKVLCLLPVMKVENEKYGIGRKRLKAYLKNTLTEQRSSNLALLNINFDIKHDLDLMVDTYIKLYPDKVEFQDYIPSNNSEVTDDA; translated from the exons agtgAAGATGAAATAAGAACATTGAAGCAGCAAAAGA TTGATGAagcttttgaaggaaaacaggCAACTCAAGAATCAAATGAAAACAATGAGCAAAGTACTGTCTcggaggaaggaggggaagaacaagaggaaaaagctgTCCCCTTAACactggaagaaagagaaaacaaagattaCCTTAAATCATTATTTGAAATTTTGATCCTAATGGGTAAACAAAATATTCCATTGGATGGCCATAATGTTGATGAACTTCCAGAAGGTATTTTTACTTCCGATAACTTTCAGGCTCTACTGGAATATAGAATAAACAGTGGTGATGAAGTTCTGAGGAAACGATTTGAGATGACTGCAGTCAACCTTGAGTATTGTTCAAAAAGTCAGCAGAAACAAATGCTTGAGATCTGTGAAAACTGTGTTAGAGAGGAGACACTGAGGGAAGTAAGAGACTCACACTTCTTTTCTATTGTTACCGATGAAGTAGTAGACATAGCAGGAGAGGAACATTTGCCAGTGTTGGTCAGGTTCATTGATGATTCTCACAATCTAAGAGAAGAATTCATTGGGTTTTTACCATATGAGGCTGATCCTGAAATTTTAGCTGTTAAGTTCCATGCGACTATTACTGAAAAGTGGGGTCTAAACATGGAGTACTGTCGGGGTCAAGCCTACATCGTCTCCAGTGGGTTTGCTTCTAAAATGAAAGTTGTGGCTACAAGACTCTTGGAAAAGTATCCACAAGCTGTGTATACACTGTGTTCCTCATGTGCCTTAAATGTTTGGCTGGCAAAATCTGTTCCTGTTGTTGGTGTTTCCATTGCATTAGGAACAATTGAAGAAGTTTGCTGTCTTTTTAATCAGTCTCCACAATTACTAGTAGAACTGGACAACacaatttctgttctttttcaggACAATGAGGAGAAGGGTAATGAGTTGAAGAAGATCTGCCGTTCTCAGTGGACAGGCAGGCATGATACTTTTGAGGTTTTAGTGGACCTCCTGCAAGCATTGGTACTGTGCTTGGATACTGTGAGCAGTGACTTGTCTGTCAGGTGGAACAACTTCATTGTCGGTCGAGCATTTGTACTTTCAAGTGCATTAACAGATTTTGATTTCATTGTCACTATTGTAATTATGAAAAATGTTCTGTCTTTTACAAgagcatttggaaaaaatcTCCAGGGACAAACATCAGATGTGTTCTTTGCAGCTGGCAGTTTAACAGCAGTATTGCACTCTCTGAATGAAGTGATGGAGAATATTGAAGTTTACCATGAATTTTGGTTTGAGGAAGCAACAAATTTGGCTACAAAACTGGATGTACAAATTAAACTCCCAGGAAAATTTCGCAGGGCACAACAGGGGAACTTCGACCCTGATACGACATCAGAAAATTATTACAAAGAAATCCTAAGTGTCCCGACAGTAGAGCATATTATTCAAGaattaaaagatattttctcAGAACAACATTTAAAAGCTCTTAAATGTTTGTCGTTAGTGCCCTCAGTCATGGGACAGCTCAAATTCAATACGTCTGAGGAGCATCATGCTGACATGTTCAAAAATGACTTGCCCAATCCAGACACACTTTCTGCTGAGCTTCACTGTTGGAGAATCAAGTggaagcacagaggaaaagatATTGAACTTCCAGCTACTATTTATGAAGCACTTCACTTGCCCGACATAAAGTTTTTCCCTAATGTTTATGCATTGCTTAAAGTCTTGTGCTTACTTCCAGTGATGAAGGTGGAGAATGAAAAATACGGAATAGGGCGAAAGCGCTTAAAGGCATACCTGAAAAACACCTTGACAGAGCAAAGGTCAAGCAACCTTGCTTTGCTGAACATAAACTTTGACATAAAACATGACTTAGATTTGATGGTGGACACTTACATTAAACTCTACCCGGATAAAGTGGAATTTCAAGACTATATTCCTTCAAACAATTCTGAAGTAACAGATGATGCCTAA